A DNA window from Myxocyprinus asiaticus isolate MX2 ecotype Aquarium Trade chromosome 45, UBuf_Myxa_2, whole genome shotgun sequence contains the following coding sequences:
- the LOC127435335 gene encoding shaker-related potassium channel tsha2-like — translation MTVVPGENLDETVALTALSQDVYDPERADQECCERVVINISGLRFETQLKTLAQFPSTLLGDPRKRMRFFDPLRNEYFFDRNRPSFDAILYYYQSGGRLRRPVNVPVDIFMEEIKFYELGEEVIENFKEDEGFIKEEERPLPENEFQRQVWLLFEYPESSGPARGIAIVSVLVILISIVIFCLETLPEFREDGKMHQEHLATNGTVGSKKPNPFTDPFFIVETLCIIWFSFELLVRFLACPSKPAFFKNIMNTIDIVAIIPYFITLGLELAEHQGNGQQAMSLAILRVIRLVRVFRIFKLSRHSKGLQILGKTLQASMRELGLLIFFLFIGVILFSSAVYFAETDDPDSGFSSIPDAFWWAVVSMTTVGYGDMCPVTIGGKIVGSLCAIAGVLTIALPVPVIVSNFNYFYHRETEHEEQLQYTHVTCGQQQPSFGEFKRNDSTPSLSKSDSEDGDSVKYTNCSPHKACTEKLPDV, via the coding sequence ATGACCGTGGTGCCCGGGGAGAACCTCGACGAGACTGTGGCACTAACAGCCCTCTCCCAAGATGTGTACGACCCCGAACGAGCTGACCAGGAGTGCTGCGAGCGGGTGGTCATCAACATCTCGGGGCTCCGCTTCGAAACCCAACTGAAGACATTGGCGCAATTCCCGTCCACCTTACTCGGCGACCCCAGGAAACGAATGCGCTTCTTCGACCCTCTGAGGAACGAGTACTTCTTTGACAGAAACCGACCCAGTTTTGACGCCATCCTTTACTACTATCAGTCTGGAGGCAGGTTACGGAGACCCGTCAACGTTCCCGTGGACATCTTTATGGAGGAGATTAAGTTCTACGAGTTGGGAGAAGAAGTCATTGAGAATTTTAAAGAGGATGAGGGCTTCATTAAGGAGGAAGAGCGACCTTTGCCAGAAAACGAGTTCCAGCGGCAGGTCTGGCTCTTGTTCGAGTACCCCGAGAGCTCTGGACCCGCGAGGGGTATCGCGATAGTGTCCGTGCTCGTCATTTTGATCTCAATCGTCATCTTTTGCTTGGAGACTTTACCAGAGTTTAGGGAAGATGGAAAAATGCACCAGGAGCACCTCGCGACCAACGGAACTGTTGGATCCAAGAAGCCAAATCCCTTCACTGACCCCTTCTTCATTGTGGAGACCCTTTGTATAATTTGGTTCTCCTTTGAATTGTTGGTGCGGTTTCTCGCGTGCCCGAGCAAGCCCGCCTTTTTCAAGAACATCATGAACACGATCGACATCGTGGCGATTATTCCCTACTTCATCACCTTGGGTCTAGAGTTGGCCGAGCATCAGGGCAACGGGCAGCAGGCCATGTCGCTGGCCATCCTGAGGGTCATTCGTTTGGTGCGAGTGTTCCGCATCTTCAAGCTCTCCAGACACTCCAAGGGGCTCCAGATCTTGGGGAAGACCCTACAAGCGAGTATGCGGGAACTCGGTCTTCTCATATTCTTCCTTTTCATTGGAGTTATACTGTTCTCCAGTGCCGTCTACTTCGCCGAGACGGACGACCCCGACTCGGGGTTCAGCAGCATCCCTGATGCCTTCTGGTGGGCAGTGGTTTCCATGACAACTGTGGGCTACGGGGACATGTGCCCAGTCACCATAGGTGGCAAAATTGTGGGCTCTTTATGTGCGATCGCTGGCGTGCTCACTATTGCTCTCCCGGTGCCCGTCATCGTGTCCAATTTCAATTACTTTTACCACCGGGAGACCGAGCACGAGGAGCAGTTACAGTACACGCATGTAACATGTGGCCAGCAGCAACCGTCATTTGGCGAATTTAAAAGGAACGACAGCACACCATCCCTCTCGAAATCAGATTCAGAAGATGGAGATTCGGTCAAGTACACCAACTGCAGCCCCCATAAAGCGTGTACAGAGAAACTTCCCGATGTATGA